One genomic window of Luteitalea pratensis includes the following:
- a CDS encoding phospholipase D-like domain-containing protein, with protein sequence MRSKSAMVDGFQVFAVTGVNTISFAIAADAPARAGLLGFAVERADPTENERFFMFGFKVFKSLVPQPDETLKVSTFQHPVQSLVWDDFTAKPDRDYTYTFYPLRGKPKNIDRSATPISITVHTEPLFSTNEHDIFFNRGVASSQAYVRQFGNKKPDDPTLSREEQERAFQWLTRELDEAILRFIRAAQAGDALRCCFYEFRYLPVAQELKKAIDRGVDVQIICDGKDNGLPARDGNPAVAPFPRQDNLATIKKAELPKTSIVLREARPNVISHNKFMVLVKGPGSTATEVWTGSTNLSLGGISGQTNVGHWIRNQDVARQYLAYWDVMSEDLGAPKGVSGASAAGKAKNAELLDRVEGLAPVPTSLAGIPSGVTPVFSPRRGSAVLKNYIELVDAAERFSAVTLAFGVNRKFKDALKDNTIKSPLLFLLLEKEDVPNPQSTSEFVRLKAANNIYQAFGAFIRNPVYQWARETNARALSLNSHVVYIHSKFLLRDPLGADPIVVTGSANFSDASTNDNDENMILIRGDLRVADIYFTEFNRLFNHYYFRAVMELVLRNRPNANQDASLFLAEDDSWTQKYKPGTLRSKRVEVFTHMAIPGV encoded by the coding sequence ATGCGAAGCAAGTCAGCAATGGTGGATGGTTTTCAAGTCTTTGCCGTGACCGGCGTCAACACGATTTCGTTCGCGATCGCCGCCGACGCGCCGGCGCGCGCGGGCCTGCTCGGGTTTGCGGTCGAGCGCGCGGATCCAACCGAGAACGAGCGGTTCTTCATGTTCGGGTTCAAGGTCTTCAAGTCGCTCGTGCCCCAGCCTGACGAGACCTTGAAGGTGAGCACATTCCAGCACCCGGTGCAGAGTCTCGTGTGGGACGATTTCACCGCGAAGCCGGATCGCGACTACACGTATACGTTTTATCCATTGCGGGGCAAGCCGAAGAACATCGACCGCAGCGCGACGCCAATTTCCATCACGGTGCATACCGAGCCGCTTTTCAGCACGAACGAGCACGACATCTTCTTCAATCGCGGCGTGGCGAGCAGCCAGGCCTATGTCCGGCAGTTCGGCAACAAGAAGCCGGATGACCCGACCTTGAGCAGGGAGGAACAGGAGCGGGCCTTCCAATGGCTCACGCGCGAGCTCGACGAAGCGATTCTCAGGTTCATCCGCGCCGCGCAGGCTGGCGACGCGTTGCGCTGCTGCTTCTACGAGTTCCGGTATCTGCCGGTCGCGCAAGAGCTCAAGAAGGCGATCGACCGGGGCGTCGACGTGCAGATCATCTGTGACGGCAAGGACAACGGCCTGCCGGCCAGGGACGGGAACCCGGCTGTCGCGCCGTTTCCGCGGCAGGACAATCTCGCGACGATCAAGAAAGCAGAGCTGCCCAAGACGAGCATCGTGCTGCGCGAGGCGAGGCCAAATGTCATCTCGCACAACAAGTTCATGGTGCTCGTGAAAGGCCCCGGCTCGACGGCCACCGAGGTGTGGACGGGCTCCACGAACCTCTCGCTGGGGGGCATTTCGGGTCAGACCAACGTCGGCCACTGGATCCGGAACCAGGACGTCGCCAGGCAGTACCTGGCGTACTGGGATGTCATGAGCGAGGATCTCGGCGCACCGAAAGGCGTAAGTGGGGCGTCGGCGGCCGGCAAGGCGAAGAATGCCGAGCTCCTGGATCGGGTCGAAGGACTGGCGCCCGTGCCGACGTCGCTCGCCGGTATTCCCAGCGGCGTCACGCCGGTGTTCAGTCCACGCCGCGGCAGCGCCGTGCTGAAGAACTACATCGAGCTCGTCGACGCCGCCGAGAGGTTCTCGGCCGTCACGCTCGCGTTCGGTGTGAACAGGAAGTTCAAGGACGCCCTGAAAGACAACACCATCAAGAGCCCGCTCCTCTTCCTGCTGCTCGAGAAGGAGGACGTGCCGAATCCGCAGAGCACGTCAGAATTCGTGCGCCTCAAGGCCGCGAACAACATCTATCAGGCCTTCGGGGCCTTCATCAGGAATCCTGTGTACCAATGGGCGCGGGAAACCAACGCGCGTGCCCTGAGCTTGAACTCGCACGTGGTCTACATCCACTCGAAATTCCTGCTCCGCGATCCGCTTGGCGCGGATCCGATTGTCGTCACGGGTTCGGCGAACTTCAGCGATGCGTCCACGAACGACAACGACGAGAACATGATCCTGATCCGCGGTGATCTGCGCGTGGCCGACATCTACTTCACCGAGTTCAACCGGCTGTTCAATCACTACTACTTCCGAGCCGTGATGGAGCTCGTGCTGCGCAACCGCCCCAACGCCAATCAGGACGCGAGCCTCTTCCTGGCTGAGGACGACAGCTGGACGCAGAAGTACAAGCCCGGCACGCTCCGCAGCAAACGCGTCGAGGTGTTCACACACATGGCGATTCCAGGGGTCTAG
- a CDS encoding dodecin family protein produces MSVAKVSEISATSLKSFEDAIQLGIARASKTLRNVRGAWIKEQHVRCDSGKVVEYQVNMMVTFVLDD; encoded by the coding sequence ATGTCAGTCGCCAAGGTGTCGGAAATCAGCGCCACGTCATTGAAGAGCTTCGAAGACGCGATTCAGCTGGGAATTGCCCGGGCATCGAAAACGCTACGCAATGTCCGAGGTGCCTGGATCAAGGAGCAGCACGTGCGCTGTGACAGCGGCAAGGTCGTGGAATACCAGGTCAACATGATGGTCACCTTCGTTCTCGACGACTAA
- a CDS encoding arabinan endo-1,5-alpha-L-arabinosidase — MTHLPQCFSALSLLLCVPAIALAQPREGLLTGAPDPTAVATKNQAGETVYYVAATGRGVQLLRSTDLVRWEPAGRVFEQAVPDWAQREVPGTQGIWAPDLSYHDGLYYLYYSVSTFGSQRSVIGLAVNRTLDSASPDYKWQDRGKVLESSADTSDFNAIDPALLVDEQDRWLLFWGSHWSGLKMVEVDPATGKPRPGAKVQPVAARPDTKSHAIEAPFVIFHGGYYYLFVSWDGCCDGAKSTYKVTVGRSRTATGPYVDAAGKPMLEGGGTLVLQSDERWRGPGHNGVVTSGALQYMVHHTYDMQNLEAQRILQVRPLTWTGDGWPRVGQPVAQP, encoded by the coding sequence ATGACTCACCTGCCGCAGTGCTTCTCGGCGCTATCGCTGCTTCTTTGCGTCCCCGCCATTGCCTTGGCCCAGCCGCGTGAAGGCCTGCTCACCGGCGCGCCCGATCCGACGGCGGTCGCCACGAAGAACCAGGCAGGGGAGACCGTCTACTACGTCGCCGCCACGGGCCGTGGCGTGCAGTTGCTCAGGAGCACCGATCTCGTGCGATGGGAACCCGCCGGCCGCGTATTCGAGCAAGCCGTCCCCGATTGGGCACAACGTGAGGTACCGGGCACGCAGGGTATCTGGGCTCCCGACCTCAGCTACCACGATGGCCTGTACTACCTGTATTACAGCGTCTCGACATTCGGCAGTCAGCGGTCGGTGATCGGTTTGGCCGTGAACCGGACGCTCGACTCCGCGAGTCCCGACTACAAGTGGCAGGACCGCGGCAAGGTGCTCGAGTCGTCCGCGGACACCTCGGACTTCAACGCCATCGATCCCGCGCTCCTGGTCGACGAACAGGACCGATGGCTGCTGTTCTGGGGATCGCATTGGTCGGGACTCAAGATGGTGGAGGTCGATCCCGCGACAGGCAAGCCCAGGCCTGGTGCCAAGGTCCAGCCCGTCGCCGCCCGTCCCGATACGAAGTCTCACGCGATCGAGGCCCCCTTCGTGATCTTTCACGGCGGCTACTACTACCTGTTCGTGTCGTGGGATGGCTGCTGCGATGGCGCCAAGAGCACGTACAAAGTCACGGTGGGCCGCAGCCGCACGGCGACCGGGCCGTACGTCGATGCTGCGGGCAAGCCCATGCTCGAGGGAGGCGGCACGCTGGTGCTCCAGAGCGACGAGCGCTGGCGCGGGCCCGGACACAACGGCGTCGTCACCAGCGGTGCACTCCAGTACATGGTCCACCACACCTACGACATGCAGAACCTGGAGGCCCAGCGGATCCTGCAGGTGCGCCCGCTTACGTGGACCGGCGACGGCTGGCCAAGGGTCGGCCAGCCGGTGGCACAGCCGTAA
- a CDS encoding ThuA domain-containing protein, with protein sequence MGVQRDTIHQGSCDGDQLIGGYFDEHPWGTFDAPVIVEDPAFPGVKQWPSAFTISDEIYQIKNFSRTTTRVLVRLDPSKLDLNNPRVYRTDADFAVTWARMYGQGRVFYSTLGHVEANWDRPEMQTMIAEAIMRRASLSVGARMNFSATAPPTP encoded by the coding sequence GTGGGCGTCCAGCGCGACACGATCCATCAAGGGAGCTGCGACGGAGACCAGCTGATCGGCGGCTACTTCGACGAGCACCCGTGGGGCACGTTCGACGCGCCCGTCATCGTCGAAGACCCGGCGTTCCCCGGCGTGAAGCAATGGCCATCGGCGTTCACGATCAGCGACGAGATCTATCAGATCAAGAATTTCTCGAGAACGACGACGCGTGTCCTGGTGCGCCTCGATCCGTCGAAGCTGGACCTCAACAACCCGCGCGTGTATCGCACGGACGCCGACTTCGCGGTCACGTGGGCCAGGATGTACGGCCAGGGACGCGTGTTCTACTCCACGCTCGGCCACGTCGAAGCCAACTGGGACAGACCCGAGATGCAGACGATGATTGCCGAAGCGATCATGCGCCGAGCTTCCCTGAGTGTGGGCGCGAGAATGAACTTCTCGGCGACGGCTCCGCCTACTCCATAG
- a CDS encoding PadR family transcriptional regulator: protein MRTIALEPLHGWAIAQRIQQISDDLLRVQQGSLYPALHRLEHQGWITAEWGASENNRRARFYALTKAGRKQLEAKSRSGSACRPASTSSCNGRSRARPFALPVPARGATARRQPSPSGTSALARSHRPRQMNWPRC, encoded by the coding sequence ATGCGAACGATCGCCCTCGAACCCTTGCATGGCTGGGCAATCGCGCAGCGCATCCAGCAGATTTCCGATGACCTGCTGAGGGTCCAACAGGGCTCGCTCTATCCCGCGCTCCACCGGCTCGAACACCAGGGCTGGATCACGGCCGAATGGGGCGCATCGGAGAACAACCGCCGCGCCCGCTTCTACGCGCTGACGAAGGCGGGTCGTAAGCAGCTCGAGGCGAAGTCGCGAAGTGGGAGCGCCTGTCGGCCGGCGTCAACCTCGTCTTGCAACGGACGTAGCCGTGCACGACCGTTCGCCCTCCCTGTCCCAGCCAGGGGTGCTACCGCGCGGCGGCAGCCATCTCCTTCAGGAACTTCAGCGCTGGCCCGCAGTCACCGGCCACGTCAGATGAATTGGCCTCGATGCTGA
- a CDS encoding sugar phosphate isomerase/epimerase family protein, protein MRLANWLRALVALTAIVAPGRAEAQGVRLRYGVASFGEVEPLRDAATIAACGYDYIEPGLAKTLALPDPDRQEQLRRLSATGLRVETMNWFLPGADIKLTGPTADQARVNDFLERSLALAEQLGVKVIVFGSPGARSFPEGFPRERAWDQLKAFLRTAGDIIEARRYGMVIGIEPLRKPESNIVNTVAEAARLAREVNHPKVRIIVDFYHLTFENEDPDAILDAKDLIVHLQIAEPSARGFPRQEAGEARYRRFFDNLLKIGYQGRLSIEANSSDVAGDCGPALKFLKEMAAAAR, encoded by the coding sequence ATGAGACTCGCGAACTGGTTACGCGCTCTCGTCGCGCTGACCGCGATCGTCGCCCCAGGGCGCGCAGAGGCCCAGGGCGTAAGGCTGCGGTACGGTGTGGCCTCGTTCGGTGAGGTCGAGCCCTTGCGTGATGCCGCCACGATTGCCGCGTGCGGATACGACTACATCGAGCCCGGACTCGCGAAAACGCTTGCCCTGCCCGACCCGGACCGGCAAGAGCAGTTGCGTCGACTGTCAGCAACCGGGCTCCGCGTCGAGACGATGAACTGGTTCCTGCCCGGTGCCGACATCAAGCTGACCGGACCCACCGCCGATCAGGCGCGCGTCAACGACTTTCTGGAGCGCTCCCTTGCGCTGGCCGAGCAGCTGGGCGTCAAGGTCATCGTCTTCGGTAGCCCGGGCGCCCGCTCGTTTCCGGAGGGATTCCCGCGCGAGCGGGCGTGGGATCAGCTGAAGGCGTTCCTGCGCACGGCAGGTGACATCATCGAGGCGCGCCGCTACGGCATGGTCATCGGCATCGAGCCGCTCCGCAAGCCCGAGAGCAACATCGTCAACACCGTTGCCGAAGCCGCCCGCCTGGCGCGTGAGGTGAATCACCCGAAGGTCCGGATCATCGTCGATTTCTATCACCTGACGTTCGAGAACGAGGATCCAGACGCGATCCTCGACGCGAAGGATCTGATCGTGCACCTGCAGATCGCCGAACCGTCGGCGCGCGGCTTCCCCAGGCAGGAAGCTGGTGAGGCCCGCTATCGCCGGTTCTTCGACAACCTGCTGAAGATTGGCTACCAAGGGCGCCTCAGCATCGAGGCCAATTCATCTGACGTGGCCGGTGACTGCGGGCCAGCGCTGAAGTTCCTGAAGGAGATGGCTGCCGCCGCGCGGTAG